The proteins below are encoded in one region of Pontibacter deserti:
- a CDS encoding META domain-containing protein, which yields MKTDHTLLFLQLLGLLLSIMVINSCLNLEENKSDRPGILPGKWELLRIEDPYKTVVPPTDVIHVQIAFAPESFSSNQLKSGSNTVTGNILSGSFTGTASFNTKDEDGYLDVGPLQVTEDVLLDNYKQFDEYYLQQLTRATEFRVERKKLVIKSKDEAELIYTWVGN from the coding sequence ATGAAAACAGATCACACCTTACTTTTTCTGCAACTGCTGGGCCTGCTTCTCAGCATTATGGTCATTAATTCCTGTTTAAATCTGGAAGAAAATAAATCAGACAGACCTGGTATACTTCCCGGAAAATGGGAGTTACTCCGCATAGAAGATCCTTATAAAACCGTTGTGCCACCCACCGATGTAATTCATGTTCAGATTGCATTTGCTCCGGAGAGTTTTTCCAGCAATCAGCTTAAGAGTGGCAGCAATACAGTGACCGGTAATATCTTATCAGGCAGCTTTACCGGAACAGCCTCTTTTAATACCAAAGATGAAGATGGTTACCTGGATGTGGGGCCCTTACAGGTAACTGAAGATGTGCTGCTGGACAACTATAAGCAATTTGATGAATATTACCTGCAACAGCTTACCCGTGCTACCGAATTCCGGGTGGAGAGGAAAAAGCTTGTTATAAAGTCGAAAGATGAAGCAGAACTGATTTATACCTGGGTTGGCAATTAA
- a CDS encoding Mrp/NBP35 family ATP-binding protein: MAITKEDILKALSYVEEPDLGKDLVTLNMVEDVQVDGKNVSFTVILTTPACPLKDLIRNACERAIHTMVDKDATVTVNMTSRVTTARTDNAAVVGGVKNIIAVASGKGGVGKSTVTTNLAIGLAQSGAKVGLIDADIYGPSVPTMFGVEEERPRMIQGDHGKNYIVPVEKYGIKMMSIGFLTPADGAVIWRGPMASSALKQFISDVDWGDLDYLLIDLPPGTSDIHLTMVQALPVTGAVIVTTPQKVALADAMKGLQMFRQPQINVPVLGVVENMAYFTPAELPENKYYIFGQGGGKDLADKYEVPLLGQIPIVQSIRESGDAGTPVVLQNDSPASGVFKELAQAVAQQVSVRNATIGKTQPVEIKS, translated from the coding sequence ATGGCTATTACAAAAGAAGATATATTAAAAGCCCTTAGCTATGTGGAGGAACCGGATCTGGGCAAAGACCTGGTTACGCTTAACATGGTGGAGGACGTACAGGTAGATGGCAAGAATGTAAGCTTCACGGTTATACTTACTACGCCTGCCTGCCCTTTAAAGGACCTGATCCGGAACGCCTGCGAACGTGCCATCCATACCATGGTTGATAAGGATGCAACCGTTACGGTTAACATGACCTCCCGCGTTACTACTGCCCGCACCGATAATGCTGCCGTAGTTGGTGGTGTTAAAAACATTATTGCAGTAGCATCTGGTAAAGGTGGCGTGGGTAAATCTACGGTTACAACAAACCTGGCTATTGGCCTGGCGCAGTCTGGTGCAAAGGTTGGTCTGATAGATGCGGATATTTATGGTCCTTCGGTGCCAACTATGTTTGGCGTAGAAGAAGAGCGCCCGCGCATGATCCAGGGCGACCACGGAAAGAACTATATTGTTCCGGTTGAGAAGTATGGCATTAAAATGATGTCTATTGGCTTTTTAACTCCGGCTGATGGCGCTGTAATCTGGCGTGGCCCAATGGCAAGCTCTGCCCTGAAGCAGTTTATTTCAGATGTGGACTGGGGTGACCTGGATTACCTGCTGATCGATCTTCCACCAGGAACCTCTGATATACACCTGACAATGGTGCAGGCTTTACCGGTAACAGGTGCAGTTATAGTTACTACGCCACAAAAAGTTGCCTTAGCCGATGCCATGAAAGGTTTGCAGATGTTCCGTCAGCCACAGATTAACGTACCTGTATTAGGTGTGGTAGAGAATATGGCTTACTTTACGCCTGCAGAACTTCCTGAAAATAAATACTACATCTTCGGGCAAGGTGGCGGTAAAGACCTGGCTGATAAATACGAAGTGCCGCTTTTAGGTCAGATTCCGATCGTACAAAGCATACGTGAGAGCGGCGACGCCGGAACTCCTGTGGTTTTACAGAACGATTCTCCTGCTTCCGGTGTTTTCAAAGAGTTAGCCCAGGCTGTAGCACAACAGGTATCTGTTCGTAATGCAACCATAGGCAAAACACAACCTGTAGAAATTAAAAGCTAA
- a CDS encoding O-acetyl-ADP-ribose deacetylase has translation MDNTRLEVILGDITKIKSDAIVNAANSSLLGGGGVDGAIHRAGGPAILEECKAIRARQGECPTGEAVITTAGNLPAKYVIHTVGPVWHGGNDGEPELLANCYKSSLHLADANKLTSIAFPNISTGVYGYPKDKAAAVAVQAVKNYFDENTDSIIDQVLFVCFDEENYKLYQTLVSS, from the coding sequence ATGGACAACACCAGACTGGAAGTTATACTTGGCGATATTACCAAAATAAAATCCGATGCTATAGTTAATGCAGCCAACAGCAGCCTGTTAGGTGGCGGCGGCGTGGATGGCGCCATACACCGGGCTGGCGGGCCTGCCATACTGGAAGAATGTAAAGCCATACGGGCTAGGCAAGGCGAATGCCCCACCGGCGAGGCAGTAATAACAACAGCAGGAAACCTGCCTGCAAAGTATGTAATACACACAGTAGGGCCAGTGTGGCATGGTGGTAATGATGGGGAGCCGGAGCTACTGGCCAACTGCTATAAAAGCAGCCTCCACCTCGCCGATGCAAATAAACTGACAAGTATAGCCTTTCCAAATATCAGCACGGGCGTGTATGGTTATCCCAAAGACAAAGCTGCTGCCGTAGCCGTGCAGGCTGTTAAGAACTACTTCGACGAAAATACTGATTCCATAATAGACCAGGTACTGTTCGTGTGCTTCGATGAAGAAAACTATAAACTATACCAGACTTTGGTGAGTAGCTGA